The genomic DNA GCTGAGAGTTACTCAGTCAACGACGAGTGAATTTGCCTATCTTAACATGACGAGTGAATTTGTCTATCTTAACGTGACCATTGCAGCATCAAAAGTCTTTAATATCAAAGACGGTCAATGACGATATTGTTGTTCAAGTATACCCACAGTGAATTAGCAGGATAAATTTAAGATGAACGCTTCCCGGTGCTTACGTTTCACTCCAAGCCTGACGTAGAATCAGAAGGCAGCAACATTGAACAAGTGCTCGTTCCAGTAGATTGAAAAAAGCGTTGGGACTCTCTCTCTATTTAGTTTTTAAAATAGCGCTTTCACTACGTCTATGAAACAAAGGTTGCGGGGCATATTTCTGAGCTCCGAGTCAGCGTCCAACGTACTGTGGAGACAGAGAGCAGAATTTTAAGGCTAGTTTCATTAGTAATGGGTAGcaacttctttcaagagcagTATCTAGCCTTTGTATTAATGAAAGAAgtgacatcaaaaagtcGTTTTACAGTGCAAGGACAATTTTTAGTGTTCCCCATTGACACAAATATACAAGCACTCAAATAGCAGAGTGAGTTTCAGTAGTTGAACTGGAGATTCAATAGCTGAGTTTTCGGCTGCTGTCCTAGAGAGGCAAATATTAGAAACAAGGCTGACCCAGAAGTGCCAATTCAGAGGTACCTCagctttcttgaaagccAGAGCTTAAAAGCTGGGGCGTTGAGTTTCATATTCTGAGCGTCAAGTGAAGCTGTCGAATACAATGTTGAActggctttcttttgcagATCTGATCCAAAACACAGAATGAAATGGCTAACTTTAACACTTAAGATAGTAAAATGCAAGATTTAACATCTAACCACAGTTCgcccaaaaagagctatTTCCTTCTAGTTGATGGAAAGCTTTAATTGGATAGCCTGAACTCGAAAGGTCCTCATCAAGGAAGAGTGAAGAGCGAAGGAGTTGAATTTTATCCTAGACCCTTGCCCTTCAAAACTGAAAGCTTTGGTCAATTGTGGCAGGAAAGCATGCTCCTCCAAGGAATTTAAGAATTTCTTAAAACGACCTatagaagagcttgtcgTTTCCAGTAAAAACCTGGAGCGAGTTAGGAGATACAGATCAATGCTGAGGCAATCACAGATACGCGCGTTTCTATTAAGACCGCACTCAAAATGTGTGCTTTCGATAACATAAACCTGTGTTTTAACACCTATTAAAAATAAATACCCGAGCAACCGGGTTTGATGGAAACGTTCACCAAAAACTGCCTAGCGGGTTAGGCAGTTAGCGTCATGTCTTGTTTGGAGGCTCGTGTGTTTCGTAGAAAATGTCATAACGTTTGACATCTCGTGGTGATAAAATAATCACCATTCGAATCCCTTGGATTGATCGATTGCTGGAAATTGAGCGATTCGCGAGAAGCGCCCACATCATTTTAAGTTACTAGTCTTGGTCTTCACAAGTAATTAGGCATTTTTGCTTGAGTGCCCCCTACAGGAAAGCGTATTAATGACAGGATCAGATACGTACAAGCTATTTGTTCTAAGACATGGTCAAAGCGAGCTGAACCATGAAAACATCTTCTGCGGTTGGATCGATGCTGGCCTCACAGAAAAAGGTAAAGCGCAAGCCAAGAATGCAGCGGCGCTAATAAAAGTCCACTGCATGGCGAATTCCCTTGAGCCACCTAAGATCGGATATACTTCAAGGCTGGTTAGGACACAGCAAACGATCGAAGTAatgcttgaagagctcaacatCAAACCCAACTACAGGGTTGTAACAAAGTCGACCAATGTtgacaaaattttgaggGAGGAATGGAGTCGTGAAGAGGCTTTGGTTTTGCAGACGTGGAGATTGAACGAGCGTCATTATGGGGCCTGGCAGGgccaaagaaaacccaCCATCTTGCAGGAATACGGCAAAGAACAATATATGTTTATCAGAAGAGACTACAACGGTAGGCCCCCTGCTGCGGACTTGAGCAGGGAAATGGTCCAGGAGGTCGATGACAAGGGCTCCTTGACAGGTTACGACTTTAAGGAACCTAACAGAAGAGTTAAGTAcaatcttgaagaacattCTGGCGAAACGCTTCCAAACAACGAGTCTCTCAGTGATGTGGTTGAGCGGCTCGATGGCTTCTTAAACCAGatcattttgaaaaatctggACTACTGCTCGTCAGGGCTCGTTGTGGCTCACGGAAGTTCAGTTCGCTCAATACTGAAAATCATCGAGGGAATCTCCGACACTGACATTAAAGATGTGGAAATCCCTAACGCAATCCCTCTTGTAATCGAATTGGACAGGCACACCAAGATGTTTGTACGCAAGTATTATCTGGATCCCGAACTCGCCAAGATCAACGCAGAAAAGGTCCGCAACGAGGGGTTTGAAAAGCGTGACTAATGAACAGCCGCAGTGCCCCCAAGAGCTTATAGAATGGGGCAACGGCTTAATGATTATGAGTTTATGGTATTAACCTTCAATAGTATATACAGACAGATATATTGTCAATTTCCCTGAGACCTTCCTAGTTGTCGTTTGGTGAGATGCAATGAAGTTTGATTTGATCTTCTTATCGAAAGAAGTATGCAAGTAGGTAGACTCCTTTATTCTTTTTTTAATAGCAGAAACGCACCTCTTAAAACCGCAAATCGAGAAAAGACTCGATAAGTGAAGGTATGGTTAGTGCGATTTTCCCTGGATATCATGATttatctttttttttgtttgttttgtcATTCCATATTGTGTGTGTGTTCGAAacattgttcttgaacgGATCGAGCCCGACGCCGGTAAGTTTGTATGTTCGTATGCGTGTGTACTCCTTAAAGCCTGTTGTTTTCCCTCAAGGccttgttttcttgcttctcttAGGCACCAGCAAATTCAACGTTTTCCTTGGCAAACTGAATCGCTTTTTGAGCCTCCGCACCTGTCAGCTCGTGTTTAACCTTGACATGTCGGCTCAAAGCGTCgcctcttgaaaaagtcttCTGATATCCTTCTGTACCCTGTTGCTGAATGCATATGACACAGCGGAAGACTTTCTTTTTGCTGGCGTGTATCGTCTTTTGGTGCCTTATAAGATCATAAGGCCTGGAAAACTTCTTAGAGCATGGCTCGTTTGTGATGGGGTTTACCAATGTGCAAGTGTGGACCTCTTGGCCGCTTCCCGGCGAGGATGTGACTGAGGGAAGGGGAGAAATCCTCTTCTTAATAGCCGGAGCAGAAGGGGTGGCGTTCGAAGACTTTCTTCGGGACGggtatttcttcttccgaGTAAAGGATGGTGTGGATGAAAGAGAGCTTGGACTTGGCGTGACGCACTTGGCTTCTGTAAAGGTATCTTCGGGTGAGCTTTCACGTGAGATCCGCGTGCTCGATGGTGCTGTCGTATATTGCTCGCCCGAGCAAACCACACTACTTTTTCTGTTGTTGCGGTCGTATAGTACGTCCTCATCAAAAGTATCTTGCTCGCCGTGCTTACCTTCAGTGCAGCCCGCTGATTGGAGCTCGTTGTGAAAGCCAatctcttcgtcgtcttcatcgtcttcgtcgtctaCGACTGCAAAATCATTGCGGTCGTCATCCACAAAACTGGCGCCAGGCCTCACCCTGTCAAAAATCAGAGAATCGTCGTCATTAAGTTGGTACTCGCTTCCAGCCTCCAGCTTGGGTTGATCTTGGTCGTCCCCagcctccagctcttcgtcctcgtcttcgtcttcgtcttcgctCAGGTCGTCATCAAATTCGCGGTCGAAGATAGACATGGCGTCCTGGGACATTGTAGCAGATTCTTGGAGCGGCCAGCTGAACAGCTTCTGGTTGTCCTCGTAGTAGTAGTCTGGAGGGAAGCTCTCACCTGAGTTTAGCATATCCTCATCCTCGCCCTGAAACAGTGCAGGCGACGAGATCCGGACATCCTGACCGTTGCTGGGTAGCCGCGCCAGGAAGGGGTTAACGTTCATGACGTTGTTGAGCGATACAGTCGCCTGTACGGGCGTTAGTGATGCTGGCGAAGTTTTCCGACTGTCCACCGGCTTGTCGAGCGACATCGTAGTCA from Lachancea thermotolerans CBS 6340 chromosome F complete sequence includes the following:
- the RPN4 gene encoding stress-regulated transcription factor RPN4 (some similarities with uniprot|Q03465 Saccharomyces cerevisiae YDL020C RPN4 Transcription factor that stimulates expression of proteasome genes Rpn4p levels are in turn regulated by the 26S proteasome in a negative feedback control mechanism RPN4 is transcriptionally regulated by various stress responses), which gives rise to MTTTTELNPLTRTLTDVLDDELYHIANRGQECVQTPKGWKNRSLENLMYAPDQSTAFGTGVTFDADHEFKDSMFSKYADPSLTTMSLDKPVDSRKTSPASLTPVQATVSLNNVMNVNPFLARLPSNGQDVRISSPALFQGEDEDMLNSGESFPPDYYYEDNQKLFSWPLQESATMSQDAMSIFDREFDDDLSEDEDEDEDEELEAGDDQDQPKLEAGSEYQLNDDDSLIFDRVRPGASFVDDDRNDFAVVDDEDDEDDEEIGFHNELQSAGCTEGKHGEQDTFDEDVLYDRNNRKSSVVCSGEQYTTAPSSTRISRESSPEDTFTEAKCVTPSPSSLSSTPSFTRKKKYPSRRKSSNATPSAPAIKKRISPLPSVTSSPGSGQEVHTCTLVNPITNEPCSKKFSRPYDLIRHQKTIHASKKKVFRCVICIQQQGTEGYQKTFSRGDALSRHVKVKHELTGAEAQKAIQFAKENVEFAGA
- the GPM3 gene encoding phosphoglycerate mutase family protein GPM3 (similar to uniprot|Q12326 Saccharomyces cerevisiae YOL056W GPM3 and to YDL021W uniprot|Q12008 Saccharomyces cerevisiae YDL021W GPM2, Homologs of Gpm1p phosphoglycerate mutase which converts 3-phosphoglycerate to 2-phosphoglycerate in glycolysis), whose product is MTGSDTYKLFVLRHGQSELNHENIFCGWIDAGLTEKGKAQAKNAAALIKVHCMANSLEPPKIGYTSRLVRTQQTIEVMLEELNIKPNYRVVTKSTNVDKILREEWSREEALVLQTWRLNERHYGAWQGQRKPTILQEYGKEQYMFIRRDYNGRPPAADLSREMVQEVDDKGSLTGYDFKEPNRRVKYNLEEHSGETLPNNESLSDVVERLDGFLNQIILKNLDYCSSGLVVAHGSSVRSILKIIEGISDTDIKDVEIPNAIPLVIELDRHTKMFVRKYYLDPELAKINAEKVRNEGFEKRD